The segment TGCGCCTGCAGTGCATATTGTGAAAAGTATTGCTCCACCACCCACAAAGATTCTCTGTAAGATTACGAGTAAACAGCTGAAGCCACAGTGCCAAATACAGACAACACAGTCAGTAAGAGACAATCATcactattacacacacatacctgaTAAAAGGGTGAATCGGATCTGTCAGGACTACTTTCTTCACAGTCTCTTCACCACCCTGTAAAACAGAATATTCTCAAAATTAAGACGCTGTTCATTAGAGCCATTGCCACCGTACCAGGATCTACTTAAAGCTATAAAACCGTTACCTTGACCAGACTGAGATACTCTGCCACAGCAGAACGGGCTGCTACAGAGAGCTTCCTGGCAGCTTCATCACACACCCAGCAATGCACTCCTCTTCTGCCAGAATAAACCCACAGCAGGTGATGGAAACCAAAGTCATCTGGAAATAACAAAAGGCATGCTTGGTGCTTATTTTTGCCGAATATCGACATACGAAaaataggtaaaaaaaaaatacaatctaACCTCGAAGAGCTCGATCCAGGATACGAATAGCTATGGTCATCAGGGTCCAGCACTTGGAGCAAATGTCTGCTGCACTGAAATTACAATTATATAGATAACTGTCAGGATGATATCACTACCTACACTAGCTAATTTTTGGAAAGGAATTATTTACCTGCAGCAGCTTCGGACATCATCATAATCTGTCATATCAATATCAAACACCAGCTCCTTCTCCAGAGCTTGGAAGGTCCCAGACTTCACAGTGTTGTGTTGATTCGGCTGTGGGCGACAAGCAGTGAGAACATTTCTCCGTATGTTGGGAACCCTGTGAGGCATGTGTGGAGTCTTACCCTGTGACTGTATACTGCCCCGATGTCAATCTTGAAGGGGTTTATCTTCTGCATTTCCTTCTCCAGCTCGTTCTGTGTGCTGAACGACTGGTAGCGTACATAGATGTCATCTTTGAGTGTGAAGGAGAACTCTCGATTCTGGAAGTAGTTCTTCTGCACTGTAATTAAAGTTTAGGGGGGGAAAAACACATTAGTTTCTACTTTTGCTGCTGTTGGCTCTTTGACTCTCACATATAAAGGAAAATAagcatgttgacattaaagccaAGCTGTTGTAAACAATACACAACCACCATAACAGCTGGAGGACACTAGCACCACCAATACTAAATGTTCACATATCTTTGTTTAAAGTGAATCTACAGTAATATATAAAactgtattatttttattcaaGTACATCATTTGCCTCTTGAATGGGTAGAAGTGTAAAGTAGCTCACATATGCATGGAAGGTTAAAGCATTTGATCTCAGCACACCAATAGACTGACTGCTGTCAACAACACGACTAGCTAACAGTCCCAGTCATCGCTAACTGCTGGTCACTGTTGTTCTTACCTCCGCCATAGTTCAGCCAGCGATAATACTGAGCGAAAGGGAACAGCCGCCGGTAGTAAAGCGGTAATAAATCTGGCAAACACGCCGAGTCATAATCCGAGGACGGCATTATAATACAGTTACAGACCAAATACCGACGTAGGGTTGTGTTAGAATATCTCAGCTAGGCTACTTTTCCACATCGACAGGCTGACAGCTCGATGTGTTGTTTAACGCAGAGGACAGCGCGGGAAAACTCTCCAGGAACTGGCAGAACCAATGGGATTTGGTAGAGATGATGACGTCTTCGCAACCACGTGGGTTTTCGACGTTCGCGTTTTTGTTACATCGACAGAAATCGACAGTGTTAACAGCGATTATTATGCCTGCGTCACAATTAATAAAAAATGCTGCCGTTCGTGAAGCTTTACTCAAACTTATCATATTTGTCTTATAGCGAGTCAAGAAAGCGGAAGTGAcgccagagagaggaggcttATGGGTGATGGTGTTGTCTACGAGTGTTTAAATCAAATGGTACAGGAATTAAAAAGATACAagctatttttctttttcatcgtGTTCACAAACATTAACACTTAAGTTTTGAAAGGGTGTGTTTTAGTTGATTGGGATTTACACTGATTATTTAAGCCTCTCTTAAGAGAACACCCCATTTTCAGAGGTTCGTCCATTATGGCGGTGTATGTGTTCGACTTACAAAATATGTTGTGTTAGATTTTTAGGCTCACACAACACTTTAGTTTTGACTTTCCATGCCTTATGTTCCATTGAACAATAATTTGTGCTCTCCACCTTTAGGGGGCAGTATAGTCTCAGGATGGTTTCATGGATTTCAGGATCTTCTTCATGAAAGGTCAGTTGAACTGAAAcaggttttttgtttgttaaggCTGGAAtatggcaacaacaacaaaaaacactgagCATGTAAAACAAGAGGTTCGGTCTTCTGTTGTAGAGAAAGGcagtaataataaaatgatgaagagACATTGGATGTCCCTCTTCTTTTTCgtctctttcctttctttcctcttcAGGTAGGTGCAGTTCTAGTAGTGTGGACAGCCTTTGCTTTGACATTTGAAAAGGGCACTTTGGCTTTTTAAGACAAAAAAGGCACAGGGGTGGTGCTTCTGTATTCTAAGGGGGCCCACACGGTTTACCCATTGCTCAGAAATatttttgctgttgttgtgttttcaggtaGTGAGAGTCCGCCTGTGACTGAAGTGGTGCTGTTCACTCTAAAGGTTGAGAGCAGAGCAATGATAAGAGCCCTTGTCTGTTATTGTACTACTCGTATGAAATAACGCTCTCCCTTTGCACTGTTGCATGTTAgagattttattcatttaaaaaaaacaaaatgaggaCATTTTACAACCACACACTTGTTCTGTAGACTACTTAAACTAAAATAAAGCTTCtggtttattttttacaattgtaattaattaatgtatttttgtgtgcaACCCAAACTTCACTCTGTTTAATCCATCTGTCTACCAACACCCATAACACAGTACAGTATGTGGAATACCTGCACTCTGGATTGATGCTAATGAACCATGAACTGTGCCACATTCAAGAGCAATTAAAAGACAAAGATTGCCAACACGTTCCTACTTCCTGATTGCACTTGAGTGTATGGTAATATTCCTTAATCATATCCTGATTTACATAATGCAAGAGCTCTCAAACCTTCGCCTTACTTGAATTATGCAGATTATTTTGCTGCAAGGTGCGTTGGATGTGATGGATTTTTCTTTTCAGGGTCCTTtctctgatttttttaatggcctctttgtgtgtgtgtctcttccaACATTGTCACTATATAAAATAATCCACCATCTCTGAGTTGTAGAGTTGAGCTTTCTGCTAGTTCTTCATGCATATGCAGAGAAAAGGAAGATACTTACATGCACACCCTCAACACTAAATGTCAGTGGAGTTGAAACACAGGGTGGAAATGTAACTTTAAGCAGCATGTATGGAAATCTAGGTCAGACTGTCATCAGGTGCCCCACGGAGCACGTTGGCCAGCACTAGAGGTCATCCTGTTAGCTGTGCACGAGCAGCCGCAGTTTGGGGATAAAATAGAAAAGTCATTGCGTCTTTAGATGACTAAAAGTGTGCCACCGTCTCTGAGCACTGTCAGCTTTCATCAAGAAAACAAAGGTGACACATAGggcagaagaaaacacacacagccgagtttaagtgtgtgtgttgcaacgTAAATAAAGCTCTGCAGTGTAAGGTGAAACGTTCAACACTGACAAATGAAGGTTAGTACCTCTCTTAGGATATTTTAAACTAGTGTGCAAAGTTAGTTTGGTGCAAGTTAGACTGATTCACAATATTGCAAACGTAATTTACGCCTAAAACAGTAACCCATTTTGAAAGAAGAACCagtgtttccatggtaacaccAAGTCAATCATCTTCTGATATTGATTTGGTGCAATGAAAGAGCAGTAACCCATTGAAGATTTATAGATTTTTGCATATTATGTTATGAATTGCTGTGTTTTGTACATTTCAGGGTTCCATCCTATCAGCCTGGGGGATAGGATGGAACCCCAACTTTACCCAGTGTGCAGGgacattgtcaaccttttgatTGAGACCTAGTAGCACTTtcattctgctttttttgtgctaagctaaactTAGCATAGTTTAGTGTGCATTCACGAGAATGAACTTCTtctaattagtttgattgctgcaagcaaagcaaactattgttcttcatcctctttcttcttcttcttcttctttttcattcttccgtacgtttttggtgcagcgtatcttcagcatacattgaccgatttcagccattcaactatcaatatgttcatctcacagaggacattccgggtcaattTCAAGTTTTCtgcgtcatttttaacatgggagtctatgagagagcccttcaacgagggtcatctgccaaatgtatctcctcctacaaatttcaagctacagactccagtttagtcttcaaacgctcattagatgctgctctatcaaacttgttttcagaagtttttttaattccgaatcgtttctgcacgccaggctctcaaagttggagtggtttttgaggtcctctgctgttaccatggtgacaggctgacacacagaggcatacaaagctctgaatcgctctgattctccagcaactcagagcaatccttcacatcagcattcaaagcaaagcttcagctgcagcaatcaaacatcatcattttcttcaggaaatgcctttTTCTAGTTTACTCTTTACAATGTGTCAGAAGAAGGAATGAAACCCCAATAAAATATGCAAATGCGCAGGACAGGTAGACAGTGTTTACCATGAACCTGCTGAACATCGAGAAGAAAAGCACAAAGGAAGAAGATTaaagcttt is part of the Parambassis ranga chromosome 7, fParRan2.1, whole genome shotgun sequence genome and harbors:
- the prim1 gene encoding DNA primase small subunit, whose translation is MPSSDYDSACLPDLLPLYYRRLFPFAQYYRWLNYGGVQKNYFQNREFSFTLKDDIYVRYQSFSTQNELEKEMQKINPFKIDIGAVYSHRPNQHNTVKSGTFQALEKELVFDIDMTDYDDVRSCCSAADICSKCWTLMTIAIRILDRALRDDFGFHHLLWVYSGRRGVHCWVCDEAARKLSVAARSAVAEYLSLVKGGEETVKKVVLTDPIHPFIRESLWVVEQYFSQYALQAQDILGRKESVDKVLALMPEDVKKELQQSFQQEKKPETRWKMIMEQARKKQGTAKKGQYFEKEIMLQYCYPRLDVNVSKGVNHLLKSPFSVHPKTGRISVPMDLKELDKFDPFAVPTISLICEELDRPRPGEEEEKSEETKENEKDAAERRKIRDYKRTSLAKYVRYFDQFLDGMARSWKGQLLKKSDLQKEF